The segment AGTCCTGAAAAGAGACCATGTCAATACGGTCTCTACCCCAGTAGAAACACAAAGCgaaaagatgagaagaaaacaaatccactaAGAAGTGTGAGGCCGGCGTCTCTCCCGAGCAGGGCCAGGCTGCCAGGGCCGCGAGAGGCAGAGCCTGTGGCATGCAGACGGCAgcgggccccagccccagccccgtgTGGCCGCCTGGGCCCCCTAGGTGTCGTGGAAGTCCTTCAGCAGGGTCCTCCTCCGCTGCTCTGCTATGTGCATCTGGTTCTCCAGGTCCTGCACCAGGGAAGCGGGTTGGGGCTGCACAGCCTAGTCCCGAGGGCGGGGGGCAGCCAGAGCCAGAAGCACCAAGCCCGGGACTCTGAGGGCAGAGtgctgccctccccacccttcaGAGCAGCTGCTTCCAGCCCGCGTGCCAACGACCCCGTGCCTGTCGACGGGCCAGCTCCCCTCGCCTGCAGAGGCCCCAGGACGGCAGCCGCACTCACCCCTCGGTCATAGCTGTCTGCTCGCTCCACTTTCCATGACAGGTTTTCGATCTCAGCCTCAAGCTGAGCCTGCTGGTATTCAAACTGTATGGGCAGAGCAGGGGGGTCAAAAGGAGAGGGCGGTAGCTGGGCAGGGCCTGCAGATGGACGGGCAGACGCGGCACACCTCAGGCTCGCGTGGGCTGCAGACCGCCCAGGAACTCTTCAGAGAGCAAGCGTGTTCCTGTGCCCAGGCCAGAGTCCCACTGAAAGTGGGCATGCACAGCCCAAACGGCAGAGCCCCAAAGAAAGGGCAGGACCCCAGCCCCTGAAGGGAGAGCTCCCAGCAGACAGGGAGGCAGGCTGAAAAACAAGTCCACATGGGTTTTCACCAAGTACTTTATGTTCTCAGCCCTTCTACAAATGAGGAACCTTAAAAatagtaaaagcatttgacatagtAACTGTACACCCAAGCTTTATGCACCAAGATGTTCCTCCATGTCTTATGTGTTAGTGGAAATCAGAAACAATAAATGCCCAAATGACAGTGAGCACACAGTGGAGCGTTTGTTCATGCAGCTATTACAAAATGGTATTTCCTGGCCCGGCAAACAGCAACAGCTGTGACAAGCTGCTGTGTGACAAGCAAGTGAGCAAATACTAATTTTAGAAAGCTGGAAATGCTAACAGTGCTCATTTCTTTCTGGCAGAATCATAGACACTGTCAATGTTTTTCTGTGTTTCCAATATTTAAACAATGAAAAGTGATTTCCTTTGTCATCTGGCGGGGCAAACAGCCCCATATCAAGATGGAGAAGGAAACAAAGATGTAAGAAGCCCACTGTCGTTTAGGGACATGTGTGCAGGCTGTCCCCCCAAAGCACGGGCCCCCGGCTGGCCCTGGACCTTTTCTGCCCGCCACCCTCTAAATATGGCCATTTGGGGGCTGCAGTGTATCTGCCTTACTATGACAGAATGCCAGCCCCTGACGCCTACTTTGGCAATGCCTGGAGGAGGGGGGAGCTCTAAAATGGACCACTGTCCTGACGGTGGCCTTTCAATCACCCGGGTCTGATCCCCAGGGCCCTGTGAAGTGCTGGCAGACGAGGACCCGCCGAGGCAGGGTGGAGGGACTTGCCGCCTTACCAGCTTCTTCCGGGGTCCGGACTCCATGTAGTATGCATACGGGTACGTGTACTGCAGGGTGTAGCGGCACTGCAACACGAGAGGAGAAGGTGCCTGTGTCCCTGCTCGCCACCCACAGGCGTCTCATCTCAGCTGCTTTCACAGACCTCACCCCATCATGCAGATTTGCCTGGCTCTACAGGTATGGGCCTGAAGAAATGAGGCCAAGCCAAATAAAGGATGAATTGGGGGACAACGTgggaaaaactgaaacaaaaatggTCACAGAACACCCACAGTTCCTTTTTCAAACTGTGATTCATTACCAGCAGCTGCCTCAATGGCTCTTCCCTCTTGAGTCGGACATCAGAGTCCACACATCTATCTCAATACTTGTCCAAAGACAATCTCTTATTTTCCTTTGAGTGATGCATGGATGggacaaaagaagaaaagggcTCTGGCTTCCCCGCAGTTCCTTCCCTGCAGGCAGAGGCGGCGGAGTACTCTTCTTGGAAATGCTCTGGACACCCAGCAGAGGGCTGGGTCCTCAGCGGGCCAGGCCCAGCCCAGGGAACCGTGGACCCGTAAGCAGAAGCATGCAGGGCTGCACAGGGCACCGAACCCCTGCCCCTGACAGTGCCTCCCACCCACAGAGGTCTGGGCCTGACAGACCAGGCGTCCGACCGGGGCTCTGAAGAGGAGGCACAGACCTTGGCCAAGAGCTTGGCAGCATTCTGCAGGTACTGCCAGTCGATCCAAGTGCCCAGGTTATTCATGACCCTCTCCTGAATCTTCTCGTGAATCCTCTGGTATGTCTGTGCCTCCAGCTGCAAGCTCTTGTTGTGGTTTTCCCActgcagggggcagaggggggaGAGCTGCACGAGCCCCAGGAAGTGCAGAGGCCACACAGGAGCTCAGAAGGCACCCTGGCTGGGAGGGCCTGGCCACGGTCCCATCTGACCTCCGGGGACTGTGTGTCCTGGTGAGTGTGGGAGGGGACTTCTTCAGCTACCCTGAGGCCCACACAAAGCTAGCACCCCCAACTCCTGTGCTGGGGACAGATGTGCCATGCTCTGTGGGTTTCTGGAGGGCCTCCCCGGAGGACACTCCCACTCAATCTGGCAATCAGTCGGGCCCTCACTGTCCCTCAGCCCATCCATCAAGCAGGGCCAGCACCACATCCTTTGTTTTGGCTATGGCTGCCCTGTGAGCCCACAGCCACCCTGTGCAGGTGCCACCAGCACCACTGTGGGAGCCCCTTGCCCTGAGCGGGTGTGCATGCTGGCTCCAGCTTCCAGGCACTGGAGTTCTACCCCAGCGGGTCAGCTGGAGGAAGGCCACGTCGAGGGGCAGCCGAAGGTGGGGACACCTACCCTCTCAAAGTAGAACAAGTACTTCTTGAGGGCCTCCCTGGCCTGGGCCTGCTGGCTCTGGTTGACAATGTCCGGGTTCTCCTTGTAGCGACTGCACTCGTAGTACTCGCTGCCGTGGGTCTTCCAGTCCCCCAGGCACATCCAGCAGAAGTCTGCAcagacaggtgaagtgtctcacCCCCTGCCCGGGCCCCGGGGCCTCGGAGCACACCCTGCCTCCTGAGGACCACCTGCCCAGCTCCTGTGCTAGAAGGCTCCGCACACAAAGTTGGGAATCaagtctttctccctttctcttattcttaaaaaaatacaaaaaacaaaaaaacacatttctGGAAGACCTACAACTACACAGCAGCCCATACCCAGAACTGTGGCTCTGCTTCCATGGTGAAGAggcaaggagagaaaaacaaagaccCGCGGCAGATGCCACACGTCCAAACAGCTCCTGCCGTCATGTGGAGAGGGGCCAGCAGAGTCTCTGAAGTCCCCAGTATGGGCTGAACCGTCTCCCAGGATTCACTCCCCAGGCTGGCTCACTGGCTTCCCAAAAGTGGCTCTTGTAAAATTTCGGGAAGCTAACTAAAGCCACATCCGGAGGCCCGAGGTCGCTGGCCTTTCCTCTCGGAAGCCTCTCCTTCTCGAGTTCCAGTGTGCTGGCTGCACTGCTAGGGCTGCCGGTCTAGGTGGTAAGCCCCACACATACAGCAACACAAGGGGTGGCAGCGAATTCTGCGGGCACATGTTTGGGGAGCACAGGGTGGCCTGGGCACTAGCGTGTCCACCGTGCTGCTGCTCTTTCAACTGCCTTACCCGCTGTCCAAGTGGACAGTTTGTGTTCCTTTCACTCAGACATGCAGAGGGACAGCAGGATGCCTGGGGGAGGCAGCCACATCCTCGGCCTACCCTCCTGCTGCACGTCAGAGCCACCGCTCCCTCCCGAGACCTGCCATGTTCACCCTGCTTAGAGTGGCTCCTGGGAGACACAGTAACAAGATGAGATGGACCCTTACAAAAAGAAGTTCTTGGCCTCCCAGTCAGCATCTCGGCAGTGCGTAAGAGACTTTGGGGGATGTATTTCCTAACTGaaggaattttatttctttacttgatCTGGCAGGAAGGGAAGCAAAACCAACAGGCTCTAGACAACCTTCTGATAGACAGAGGCAGCCTGAAAAGCCACATCAAAGCCCCTCAAGAAGCTTTATAAAACCTCAAAAGAAAGTATTATTTACTGCCTTCAGTAAAACCATGTACAGCCTGCTCTAAAAGGTGTCCACAGGGCCACACGGATAAGTCCCATGCTACTGCCTTGgcagaaataaaaagcacatgCTAGAGTCTTCCCAAACGAGTGAGGGTGCAGGAGGCGGCCTTACCTGGACTCTGTCTATACGTGTCAGCAAGATGGCAGCGTGACTACAGAGGGACCAGAAACTATAAACCCCGACAGCTGCCTGATGCTGCTTGTGACTGAAGTGCCGAGGCCCTTTGCTGGCTGTCACGTCAGTGCAAAGGTACTCACTAAACAAGCGGTGGAGGCTGCCACGGGCCAGCAGCACCCAGCCTAGGACTCACCGTGTTTGCACTTGGAGCATTGCTGTGAGAGGGAAGCAGAAGGGACATGTCAGGACCTGGCCGAAGCCACGGGCCGCGCGCAGAGGGCCAGCATCTGCTCACCATGTGATTGCAGCCTCCGTTCTTCTCGATGCAGATGTTGCATGCAGGACACTGGGGAGACAAAAGGGCACCATTAGGCTCGCGCGCTGCTGAGCCACGGCAAACACGCACTACACAGAAATCCCAGTGCACGAGCCCAGCAGCGAGCGCATGGCACGGGCACTTCTGGGGAGAGCACCTCATTTAAATGTGGCAGATTGCTGCAGCTAGAACAGCATTTCAAGGGAACAGATCAGCGTGTTTGGCTGTGTGACATTCTGAGCACCAGCTGAGCCCCGCCACATGCCCCACACGTGTCTCTGCCACAGGGCTGCTCAGAGTTAGCACCAACCGAGTTGGCAGAAAGCCTGCCAGCCCGGGAGGAATGCCAGACAGCACAGAGCTGCCACAGCAGACAGAGTGCTGCTTGGCCTGCCTCGACTTCTGTATCCAGCAGTGGGAGAGGAAACCACCGCTAAACCTGCTCACTCTCATCTGAGAGATGCCAGCAGCCCAGGTGGCAGTGCAGAGGTGAGCCTGACGCTGTGCCCTCCACTGCCATGAGGCCAACTGTGCTTCAGGCTGTCACAGTCACAGCTGTGTCTATACGTGTATCAACTCGGCACATGACCAGTACAGGGTATAGCCCCAGGTACCGAGTCGTCCAGGGCTCTGGCCTGGGTGTGCATCAGAGCCTTCTGTTTACTAGGTGTGGCTATCAGCCTCGTCCTTCCCTGTGCTGTTAAAGCCTAGAAGGCATTCAATAAAACCTGGTTTTCTTCTAATTGGTTCCCCTGTGTGTCCAACTGTTCCAGGcatttcagcatttcattaaaatgaaTGCACCCAACGCACTTCACTTTACAATAAACTGCTGCCAACCGAAAAGTCTGGGTGAGGGTCTGTGGCCTCCAGCAAGGACCCTGGGTCTGCGCTCTCAGACGGCCCACCTGACCGAGCCTGGGAAGCACCAAGGGGAGCAGATCCATGGCAGGTAAGACACAGTCCTTACGTCTTTAGTGTGAGCACTAATGTAGTTGGCTGTCTCAGAGTCGTCCGCACACTTGGTGAGCCACTTCCGGATCGTGGTGCAGTCTGTGGGGGCGTGGTACATCTGGCGACACTTGAAACTTAAAACCAGAAAAGAGAAACATTCAAATGATCATTACGTTAGGATTCcagatttttaattttccttctctcCAAGCCAACAGATCCTAAATCAGAGCTGGTCAAAGAGGTAAAGCCACCTCTCAAGGCCTTTGGGACTTTTACTTACCCAGGATCGTAGTAAAATTCTGTGTGAACTTTTCTTCAGTCTAAGCCCCTCTAAGACAAACTGTCAACATAACCAAATGAAATATTTCCGTTTTCACTGTCTTGTGTAGCATCAACCCTTCCTGCAAGAATGTCTAATTCAGAACTCAGCCTCCCAAAGGCCCAGTTAAATGCTCTGAGAAGGACACACTGGCTCAGACCCAAAGCAGGGCACTAGACCTCCTTCCGGAAGGCAGATGAGCCCGCAAGACGCACAAATGGCAGAGCACGGTGACCACAGGAGGCATGGCCACGCTGTTGGGCACTAAGGGAAGAAAACTGTCCTGACACTCATGGGGTGAGGCGCTCACACTGAATTCCCCTTTGTACAGCCAACATGCTGTGCAGGTGGTGGGGCTCAGGCAGATAGTAGCACACGCCccagggacagaagctcctgctcCGGGACAGAAGATGGAAAGCGGCTGCATGAGTGGCTCTTGGCCTCTGCAGAGCCACAGACCCTTTAGCTGTTTCTTCAAAGGCAGACACAGCACATCTTCCATGCAGTGTCTGTGAAGCCCCACCACGAACCCTCCAGCCAGGTGTGACTGCGGCGGACAGATGTAGACCTAATTATGACTGCCATTACCTTGCACCTCTTCCTCATGACAGTATCAATACACAGCCGTTGGGAGAATGAAGTTAGTAACAGGATCAGGGGAGTGCCTTTCCCCTTCAGTCCATGGCAGCCATTGCCCTCCTAGTCATCAATGCGACAAACTAAACCCCAAGCAGACGTGAACTACATTTATGAAACAGTGTTATAAAATCAGCCGAGAAAGGCTGAGGGAAAGATTAAAACACTGACAAGGCATAGCTTCCAGATACAGTAATATGTGAATTATCTGTGCAGGGGGATAcgcccctcccctctgccccaaCACACAGTCTCCGGGCCTGGAATCTTAAAAGCACAAACCACAGCACATCTTCGAAGAATCCTGCCACTTTCTCATGTCCGACTGAGCACTATGGACAGCTCAAGGTCCATGAGGTGCCAGGGCGCACCCTGCCCTGCACAGCGGCCCCCTGGGAGCCATCTCTCCCGGGTGAAGCCTCACAGGGCACAGTGGCAGAGCTGCGTGAGGGTGCCGCGCAGCTGCACTCTCTTACCAGAAGACCTCGTTGCACCGGCTGCACTGTACACGGCGGGCTCTGGGCTCCTGTACATGGATCACCATGGGGCAGTCTGCGCCGGGGCACAGCTGGAGCTGGTAATGACTCTGTGAACACACCAAGGGGAGACGATGATGACAGCCCCTCCTTGGTGCCTCCAGCTTCGCCCTCTAAGTACTCAAGCGCGCCTGTTCTTGCAGCTGATGCTTTCTATCAGGCGCAATAGGGATCCAGGATGTGTGTGGTGAGGACCAGATATGAGGCAGACTGGACATGACCTTTGATATTTAGCTTTAAGTAGGTGGCACCTCACCAGAATGATGTAAGGTCAGCTCACAAAATGGAATACAGAACTGCATCTGTGAGATGGAAGTGCATCAGGCCCAGGCCTGGAGAGGAACAGCCCTATTAGCTCTGCATCTCAGGGTGTTACGCCAAGTGAGGTAAATCAgacacaaagacaaaaaaaaaaaaccaccaccatatgatctcacttgcaCATGGGAACTAAAAAACTAAATTCCAGGGAAAAAAttaattagtcatggggataacAGTACAGcatgggaaataaaaaataaaaacaaaagagcaaCATAAAACAAAACTCAACTGATAGACACAGAGAGCAGACTGCTGGTTATCAGAGGGAAGAGGGCTAGGGGTGGATGAAATTGGTGAAGGGGACCAATTGTACACTGAAGACAGTAACGAGACTTACTGTGCCGATCACTTTGTAGTGTAAATTATCAAAGTATTATGTtgcacacttgaaactaataatgTTATATACCAAgtttacctcaattaaaaataaaacaaggggCTCCACGACCCTCAGGCATCTGCcaaagcagcaaagagcacaaggAGCAAGGCATTCCGTCCATCCTGTGGCCCATGTGTGCGGAGACTCAGCCCACCCATCAACCCAACAGGCTTAGGCCTAAAGGACAAGACGACCGCTGAGAGGCCGGGCAAGAGACGGACAGGCAGCCCGCCAGGGAAGGCCTCCAGAGCGGACAGGCTGGAGTCCTGGGCAGGTTTCCAAATCACGCAAGAGGTAGTACCCCTTCCCTGTGCTGGATCACACAGTGACCGAGCAGAGTGCCAGTGCCCCGGCGGACCTGCCTTGTGCTCAACCCCCCTGACACCACGGCCTGCGTGAGCCACTCTATAAAGTGGGGATGTCCAACCATTGTAAGGGGAAATCAAGGCTCAGAAACAAAACATCAGGTCGAAGGTAATACTGTGGGCAAGCACCAGCCATGGAACTCACTTCGTCAGCCTGGCTCCAGGGCCTCTGTTCTGTACTACCAgtgtttttcaagttttttttaaaagccccGGAGCCCTTTCATCACATGGCGGCACCTGATGGCCGTGGTGAGCACGCCACGGGAAGGAGACCCGGGAAGCCGGAGGGCACAGCAGGCCCAGCGCGCCAT is part of the Manis pentadactyla isolate mManPen7 chromosome 1, mManPen7.hap1, whole genome shotgun sequence genome and harbors:
- the ARIH2 gene encoding E3 ubiquitin-protein ligase ARIH2 isoform X1 — encoded protein: MSVDMNSQGSDSNEDDYDPNCEEEEEDEDPGDIEDYYVGVASDVEQQGADAFDPEEYQFTCLTYKESEGALNEHMTSLASVLKVSHSVAKLILVNFHWQVAEILDRYKSNSAQLLVEARVQPSPSKHVPATHPPHHCAVCMQFVRKENLLSLACQHQFCRSCWEQHCSVLVKDGVGVGVSCMAQDCLLRTPEDFVFPLLPSEELRDKYRRYLFRDYVESHYQLQLCPGADCPMVIHVQEPRARRVQCSRCNEVFCFKCRQMYHAPTDCTTIRKWLTKCADDSETANYISAHTKDCPACNICIEKNGGCNHMQCSKCKHDFCWMCLGDWKTHGSEYYECSRYKENPDIVNQSQQAQAREALKKYLFYFERWENHNKSLQLEAQTYQRIHEKIQERVMNNLGTWIDWQYLQNAAKLLAKCRYTLQYTYPYAYYMESGPRKKLFEYQQAQLEAEIENLSWKVERADSYDRGDLENQMHIAEQRRRTLLKDFHDT
- the ARIH2 gene encoding E3 ubiquitin-protein ligase ARIH2 isoform X3, with translation MLTAISCILPMALVSHSVAKLILVNFHWQVAEILDRYKSNSAQLLVEARVQPSPSKHVPATHPPHHCAVCMQFVRKENLLSLACQHQFCRSCWEQHCSVLVKDGVGVGVSCMAQDCLLRTPEDFVFPLLPSEELRDKYRRYLFRDYVESHYQLQLCPGADCPMVIHVQEPRARRVQCSRCNEVFCFKCRQMYHAPTDCTTIRKWLTKCADDSETANYISAHTKDCPACNICIEKNGGCNHMQCSKCKHDFCWMCLGDWKTHGSEYYECSRYKENPDIVNQSQQAQAREALKKYLFYFERWENHNKSLQLEAQTYQRIHEKIQERVMNNLGTWIDWQYLQNAAKLLAKCRYTLQYTYPYAYYMESGPRKKLFEYQQAQLEAEIENLSWKVERADSYDRGDLENQMHIAEQRRRTLLKDFHDT
- the ARIH2 gene encoding E3 ubiquitin-protein ligase ARIH2 isoform X4; this encodes MQFVRKENLLSLACQHQFCRSCWEQHCSVLVKDGVGVGVSCMAQDCLLRTPEDFVFPLLPSEELRDKYRRYLFRDYVESHYQLQLCPGADCPMVIHVQEPRARRVQCSRCNEVFCFKCRQMYHAPTDCTTIRKWLTKCADDSETANYISAHTKDCPACNICIEKNGGCNHMQCSKCKHDFCWMCLGDWKTHGSEYYECSRYKENPDIVNQSQQAQAREALKKYLFYFERWENHNKSLQLEAQTYQRIHEKIQERVMNNLGTWIDWQYLQNAAKLLAKCRYTLQYTYPYAYYMESGPRKKLFEYQQAQLEAEIENLSWKVERADSYDRGDLENQMHIAEQRRRTLLKDFHDT
- the ARIH2 gene encoding E3 ubiquitin-protein ligase ARIH2 isoform X2, encoding MSVDMNSQGSDSNEDDYDPNCEEEEEDEDPGDIEDYYVGVASDVEQQGADAFDPEEYQFTCLTYKESEGALNEHMTSLASVLKVSHSVAKLILVNFHWQVAEILDRYKSNSAQLLVEARVQPSPSKHVPATHPPHHCAVCMQFVRKENLLSLACQHQFCRSCWEQHCSVLVKDGVGVGVSCMAQDCLLRTPEDFVFPLLPSEELRDKYRRYLFRDYVESHYQLQLCPGADCPMVIHVQEPRARRVQCSRCNEVFCFKCRQMYHAPTDCTTIRKWLTKCADDSETANYISAHTKDCPACNICIEKNGGCNHMQCSKCKHDFCWMCLGDWKTHGSEYYECSRYKENPDIVNQSQQAQAREALKKYLFYFERWENHNKSLQLEAQTYQRIHEKIQERVMNNLGTWIDWQYLQNAAKLLAKCRYTLQYTYPYAYYMESGPRKKLFEYQQAQLEAEIENLSWKVERADSYDRGCSRRCGGCELCDF